The stretch of DNA AAAAATCAATTGCTGTACTTGTGATGATGTTGAAAATTGCAGCAAAAAATATCACCTCGTGCTGGCCAAGTACGGCAAAGGCTCGAATGCAAACCATGCTGGCGACATAAGGGGCAGTTGCTATCAGCATGATGGATACCAGTAGGACGACGGTCTTTATTTCATCGGGGCGGAGGTTGTGTTTGTAAGCGACAGGCAAGGCGATGGAATAAAAGCAAGCGAATATAATTCCGGTGAATAAGCCAAAAAAGCCTAGTTTCGTCGCGTGTTTGAAGATTGGGATGATGTTGATTTCTTGGTTGCTTGCAAGTCGGCTGGTTGTCTGGAACCCGGTGAGAATGACTGCGCTGAATAATAAAGGTGCTATCTGCCAATATCGATTGGCATACTCTATGTATGTAATGAAGCCGTGGCCAAGTTGATTGGCGAAACTCATATGAATCAATGGCACCGCACCGGTACAGACAGATCCTAGTGCCTGAAATAGTGAGTTTCGGCTAATCCAGCGATAAATGCTCGTGCTTTCGCATCCATGCTTTGAGTGTAGATAAGTCCTGGCGCAATATAAAAAAATGAGTCTGGCAAATTCGTAGCTTGCAAAGGCGGCAGCCAAGCTTATATCTGATGCTGGTAGTAGTAATGTAGGTAAAGAGCCACAAATTGCGCCGAAAATTGGACTGATTGCAACACGATAGAAATAACCTCCTCCATTGAGTATGCCGGAGAAAATATAAGCTTGGTTTCCAGTCACCGCTGCAGTGAAGAGCAGGACGGCTGCGTACGGAGAAATATGTGTGTAAAGCGTGATGCTGGTGACTGAAATCAATGCGGTCACTGCAACGATTGGTAATGTAAGTCTGGATGTCGAACGAACGAGTAATCCTGCAGCGGCCATTCCTCCATTAATGTGAACAGCAGGAATGAGAACGGTGTCGGCGATTCCAGCGCCCACGGCGAGTATCATGGATACCGGTGCATAAGCCAGAAAGACAGCGTCAGTGTGTGGTTCAACTCCGTGGCACGCGCTAATAATAAAAAAAAGGACGAACTGGGCACCTCGGCCGCAAAGTTGCAATGCAGTCAGTAGTGTAATGTTACGCACTTTGTGTGTCGTTGTTTCTGCAGGTGATGATTTTTGTAATCATCTCATTCCAGTCGAATCTGAATCTGGCGGCATGCTCCAATTGTTTGGAAAGGATGATCGAACGAGTCTGATTGTCGTAAATGACAGAAATGATTTTACTTGTCCAGAATTGTGGTTCATCAAGTTGCAGCAGGCAATCTGCCGGTAACACCTCCCGGTGTTCCGGAATATCGCTGGCAAGAACAGGTATGCCAGCAGCCAGTGCTTCAAGAACCGCATTCGGTGCGCCTTCGTGCTTGGAAGGCATTAGCAGTAGATCGATGTGCTCCCAGAATTGATTGCCCTGAATCCAGCCATGAAAAAATGCACGATTGGCAAGGTTTAGTCGATCTGCCATGACGGACAGATGTGGCAGGTCAGGGCCGGTGCCATAAATATCCAGAACAATCGACGCTGGCGTCAATGCCACTGCATGTAAAACTAGTTCAATATTCTTTCTTGGTTCGAGTATGCCGACGCAGGCCAGATGGACAGAGGTCGGTGTTGCCTGTCTTGTCGTGGTTATGGCTAGTGTTGGTAGATCGTTTGGAAATACTCTGATGTTGATTTTTTGGGAAAAATTATGTCGCCGTATGATCGTGGATGCTAGTGACTGAGAAACGGCGTAACAACGAGTGTTGATAAGGGATAGATATTCCAGGGTGCGTTCAAGTTTTATCAGCCAAGGCTTCCGTCCGGCCAATTCGTGATTAACCAGAGGATCAGCGCGGATAAAAACACTAAGAGGTAGTCGGCGGATAGCCTGTAAGGGTTTGAGCAGCAAGGCATAGGTGCTTGCGAACGCAAATAAATGCGTACAGCGGATGCGCGTGCCGATGACTAACAGATACAAAGGCGCCAGCAGATGGAACCATGCCCAGAAGAAAAGTCCATTGGGCCAGGTGTCTGGCCATGGGAAGCGATGAAAATGACAATGGTCATGCTGGATGGGAAAAGGGATTATAGCTAAATAATGAACGGTATGGCCTTGGTCGAGCAGTGCGTCAATTGCTCTGAACAGGCGTTTGCAGAATCCGCCGGGTTTAGGACGATAGTAGCAGGTCAGGATGGTCGCCATGCGCGCTTCATGGTTTTAAAATGAAAATGTGGCAACTCCCGCCAATAAGCGCGGCAATACGGCTGCGCAAATCAATGGGCATGTATTCTTCAAGCAGGGAATAGCCCGTATAAAAAAGATGGTTGTGATCGTATTGCAAAATTGTCCATCCGGTTTTATTGAACAAGGCTTCCCAGGTTTGTCGCCGAAATGAAAAATGCTCTGTGATCAGATTGCCATGTTCGCCATGGTGATGCGGAAACAGGGCGCGAAAGAGACGCACACCACGATGATTTTGGGCAGATGCCGTACGTACTGGCTTCGAAGTGTCGGGTAGTACTGTTCTGATCAGCGAAAATAGCAGATACGGGAAGTGGGCCAATGTCGTCCAGAATCGCCATGCTGCACTTGGCACGATATGGATGGCAATGCCGCCCTCAGCAAGTACTTTTCGCAGTTCAATCAGAAACTCCGATATCTCGGCAATATGTTCCAAAGTGTTGGAGCTGAATATAATATCGACACTGTGGTCAGTCAGCGGTATATGCTTGCCATCATATAGTTCGACGGAAAATTCGCTGGTGTCCGGCGGTTTGCACGGGGTCACGTCGATGGCCGTCACCCGGAAGCCTCGCCGATGCAATTCGGCAGCCTGGTGGCCGCATCCGGCGCCGATTTCAAGAATACTGGCATGCTCGGTCAGCCATGGGCTGGCCAGTTTCAAGGCGCGATCGATTTCAGTCAGTCGAAGAGAGCGCAGATGTCGATTCATGAGGCTGGCGATTGATTCTTGGGAATGCAGTCATTGGTCTGCCAAAGCAG from Nitrospira sp. encodes:
- a CDS encoding glycosyltransferase family 4 protein, giving the protein MATILTCYYRPKPGGFCKRLFRAIDALLDQGHTVHYLAIIPFPIQHDHCHFHRFPWPDTWPNGLFFWAWFHLLAPLYLLVIGTRIRCTHLFAFASTYALLLKPLQAIRRLPLSVFIRADPLVNHELAGRKPWLIKLERTLEYLSLINTRCYAVSQSLASTIIRRHNFSQKINIRVFPNDLPTLAITTTRQATPTSVHLACVGILEPRKNIELVLHAVALTPASIVLDIYGTGPDLPHLSVMADRLNLANRAFFHGWIQGNQFWEHIDLLLMPSKHEGAPNAVLEALAAGIPVLASDIPEHREVLPADCLLQLDEPQFWTSKIISVIYDNQTRSIILSKQLEHAARFRFDWNEMITKIITCRNNDTQSA
- a CDS encoding class I SAM-dependent methyltransferase, with protein sequence MNRHLRSLRLTEIDRALKLASPWLTEHASILEIGAGCGHQAAELHRRGFRVTAIDVTPCKPPDTSEFSVELYDGKHIPLTDHSVDIIFSSNTLEHIAEISEFLIELRKVLAEGGIAIHIVPSAAWRFWTTLAHFPYLLFSLIRTVLPDTSKPVRTASAQNHRGVRLFRALFPHHHGEHGNLITEHFSFRRQTWEALFNKTGWTILQYDHNHLFYTGYSLLEEYMPIDLRSRIAALIGGSCHIFILKP